In a single window of the Ruminococcus albus 7 = DSM 20455 genome:
- a CDS encoding GntR family transcriptional regulator → MDNYKYMLIVDWVKEYIAEKGLKHNDRFLTEKQLCEIHGVSRQTVRQALMMLESENIIVRVRGSGTFVGSRTAVSAPVSVKGSIGVISTYFSDYIFPHIVTGVESVLGAAGCTMQLAITHNQVYEETQALESMLANGVQGLIVEPSKSALPNPNMELYAKLKRENIPLVFFNAKYPWADQPCVAMDDIAAGRTVTDHLFDCGHTAIAGIFALDDLQGHKRYSGYMQSCLRHGIRESERNVMWFATSEREDMFSSAEDKLVSLLKGKTAVVCYNDKIAVRLLKLCRDRDIKVPGDISVVGIDDSRYASICEVPLTTVHHPQKKLGEAAAELLLGMIEGRVDQPRDILFTPELVTRESVADLRLNGIIKKGL, encoded by the coding sequence ATGGATAATTATAAATATATGTTGATCGTGGACTGGGTCAAGGAATATATAGCTGAAAAAGGGCTGAAGCACAATGATCGTTTCCTTACCGAAAAACAGCTTTGTGAGATACATGGTGTAAGCCGACAGACTGTCAGGCAGGCACTGATGATGCTTGAAAGCGAGAATATAATAGTACGTGTACGCGGAAGCGGTACCTTTGTTGGCAGCAGGACGGCTGTTTCAGCGCCGGTATCCGTCAAGGGCAGCATAGGTGTAATATCAACTTATTTCAGTGATTACATATTCCCGCATATAGTTACAGGCGTGGAGAGCGTTCTCGGGGCTGCGGGCTGCACTATGCAGCTGGCGATAACTCACAATCAGGTATATGAGGAAACTCAGGCACTTGAGAGTATGCTGGCAAACGGCGTGCAGGGGCTGATAGTCGAGCCTTCAAAGAGTGCGCTGCCGAATCCGAATATGGAACTTTATGCAAAGCTGAAGCGTGAGAATATCCCGCTGGTGTTCTTCAACGCGAAGTACCCATGGGCAGACCAGCCCTGCGTGGCGATGGATGATATTGCTGCGGGAAGAACGGTGACGGATCATCTGTTTGACTGCGGACATACAGCGATAGCAGGTATTTTTGCGCTGGACGATCTGCAGGGGCATAAGCGTTACAGCGGATATATGCAGAGCTGTCTGAGGCATGGGATACGCGAATCAGAGCGTAATGTTATGTGGTTCGCAACATCGGAAAGAGAAGATATGTTCAGCAGTGCAGAGGATAAGCTGGTAAGTCTGCTCAAAGGAAAGACGGCTGTGGTGTGCTATAACGACAAGATAGCGGTCAGGCTGCTGAAACTTTGCAGGGACAGGGATATAAAGGTGCCTGGGGATATATCTGTGGTCGGCATAGATGATTCAAGGTATGCATCTATATGTGAGGTGCCGCTGACAACGGTGCATCATCCGCAGAAAAAACTGGGAGAAGCTGCAGCTGAACTGCTTCTTGGTATGATCGAGGGTCGTGTTGACCAGCCCAGGGATATACTTTTTACTCCCGAACTGGTAACCAGAGAATCGGTGGCAGATCTTAGACTGAACGGGATCATTAAAAAGGGATTATGA
- a CDS encoding L-aspartate oxidase yields MSKNYDVIIAGCGAAGLYGAINLPSDLKVLVLAKRELTLCNSALAQGGIAGVYKSPEDSPEFHKEDTFIAGGFENDPDSTEVLVTEAALDIDRIIQLGVEFDKKPDGDYHRTLEGGHGKHRIFHHKDATGYEIETKLLAYVQTLPNVEIWENALMCDCHKVGDGFSFLILKDGEYITCNSHKTIFATGGIGRVYEFTTNSAIATGDGIAKAYDMGAKIKHLSYIQFHPTAFNNRKTRECFLISEAVRGEGAYLLNCKKERFMQNYDRRLELAPRDVVSHSIIFEAKKTGSDEFYIDISHKDPEFVKNRFPMIYKNLLEAGYDMTKEPVPIFPCHHYLMGGINVDTYARTNIEGMYACGECSHTGVHGNNRLASNSLLEALVFSRRAAHDIAKKIDKSKKLESYDYKIDENAEHIPSGLRREIRSIMQRSYFVLPDIGSLQDSLTRVAHIREMLIKGNYKLDRDYVEARSLATVAYIVLTEAVEIAFESVPLDYVDYEHGF; encoded by the coding sequence ATGAGCAAAAATTATGATGTTATCATTGCAGGCTGCGGCGCTGCGGGTCTTTACGGGGCGATCAACCTCCCTTCCGATCTGAAGGTCCTGGTACTCGCCAAGCGTGAGCTTACTCTGTGTAATTCCGCACTGGCACAGGGCGGTATCGCAGGTGTTTATAAAAGCCCGGAGGATTCTCCCGAATTCCACAAGGAGGATACCTTTATAGCAGGCGGCTTTGAGAACGATCCCGATTCCACCGAGGTACTCGTTACCGAGGCGGCGCTGGATATCGACAGGATAATACAGCTGGGCGTTGAATTTGATAAGAAGCCGGACGGTGATTATCACCGCACCCTTGAGGGCGGTCACGGCAAGCACCGCATATTCCACCATAAGGATGCTACGGGCTACGAGATAGAGACCAAGCTGCTCGCTTATGTTCAGACTCTCCCCAATGTGGAAATATGGGAGAATGCCCTGATGTGCGATTGTCACAAGGTAGGGGACGGCTTCTCCTTCCTTATATTAAAGGACGGCGAATACATCACCTGCAATTCCCATAAGACCATATTCGCAACGGGCGGTATCGGCAGAGTTTACGAGTTCACTACCAATTCAGCTATCGCTACAGGTGACGGCATAGCCAAGGCATACGATATGGGCGCAAAGATAAAGCATCTCAGCTATATACAGTTCCACCCCACCGCATTCAACAACCGCAAGACCAGAGAGTGTTTCCTGATATCCGAAGCTGTACGCGGCGAGGGCGCTTATCTGCTCAACTGCAAAAAGGAAAGATTCATGCAGAACTATGACCGCAGACTTGAACTTGCTCCCCGAGATGTTGTATCGCATTCTATCATATTCGAAGCAAAGAAAACAGGCTCGGACGAGTTCTATATAGATATATCCCATAAGGATCCCGAGTTCGTAAAGAACCGATTCCCGATGATATACAAGAACCTGCTGGAAGCAGGCTACGATATGACCAAGGAACCTGTGCCCATATTCCCGTGTCACCACTACCTTATGGGCGGCATAAATGTTGATACCTATGCAAGAACGAATATCGAAGGTATGTATGCCTGCGGCGAATGCTCTCACACGGGTGTTCACGGCAACAACAGGCTTGCAAGCAATTCTCTGCTGGAAGCTCTGGTATTCTCACGCCGCGCAGCGCATGACATCGCAAAGAAGATAGACAAGAGCAAGAAGCTGGAAAGCTATGATTACAAGATAGACGAAAACGCCGAGCATATCCCCTCGGGACTGCGCCGTGAGATAAGGTCTATCATGCAGAGATCCTATTTTGTACTGCCCGATATCGGCAGCCTGCAGGATTCTCTTACAAGAGTCGCTCACATACGTGAAATGCTGATAAAAGGCAATTACAAGCTAGACCGCGATTATGTCGAGGCAAGGAGCCTTGCGACGGTAGCTTACATCGTTCTTACCGAGGCTGTTGAGATAGCCTTTGAGAGCGTGCCACTTGATTACGTTGACTACGAACACGGATTCTGA
- the nadC gene encoding carboxylating nicotinate-nucleotide diphosphorylase has translation MRLMQFQIDDIIKTALLEDINYIDVTTDLLVSDDAVSTAKYVSKDEGILCGIEVALRVFKLLDDRVSFRIFIHDGEVVQKGDIIAEITGPTRALLKGERTALNLVQHMSGIATATNKCVQLIEGTKASVADTRKTLPGLRAIQKYAVTVGGGKNHRYNLSDCAMLKDTHLDAYGSMTGAVNALREKAGHTVKIEVEVADMDMLKEALDLGVEIIMLDNMSNEEMAEAVKLTNGRALLEASGNVTEKTIRGIAETGVDIISLGALTHSVKAFDISMKMVK, from the coding sequence ATGAGACTTATGCAATTCCAGATAGATGATATCATCAAGACAGCACTGCTGGAGGATATCAATTATATTGACGTTACTACAGACCTGCTGGTAAGCGATGATGCTGTCAGCACTGCCAAGTATGTTTCCAAAGACGAGGGTATCCTCTGCGGAATAGAAGTTGCGCTGAGAGTATTCAAGCTGCTGGATGACAGAGTATCATTCCGCATTTTCATACATGACGGTGAAGTTGTACAGAAAGGTGATATCATAGCTGAGATAACAGGCCCCACAAGGGCACTGCTGAAAGGTGAGCGCACTGCGCTGAATCTGGTGCAGCATATGTCGGGCATCGCTACAGCTACCAATAAGTGTGTACAGCTTATCGAGGGCACAAAGGCAAGCGTTGCCGATACAAGAAAGACTCTCCCGGGACTCAGGGCTATACAGAAGTATGCAGTGACCGTGGGCGGCGGTAAGAATCACCGCTATAATCTCTCCGACTGTGCTATGCTGAAAGATACTCATCTTGATGCTTACGGCAGCATGACAGGCGCTGTCAACGCACTGCGCGAAAAAGCAGGTCATACTGTCAAGATAGAAGTCGAAGTTGCCGATATGGATATGCTTAAAGAAGCCCTTGACCTCGGTGTTGAGATAATCATGCTGGATAATATGTCCAACGAGGAAATGGCAGAAGCCGTTAAGCTGACAAACGGCAGGGCACTGCTGGAAGCTTCCGGCAACGTCACCGAAAAAACTATCCGCGGCATAGCTGAAACAGGTGTTGATATAATCTCTCTTGGTGCACTGACTCACTCTGTCAAGGCATTCGATATCTCCATGAAGATGGTGAAATGA
- a CDS encoding DUF3592 domain-containing protein, producing MNMNVNTSFHVNGTSRNVSSAFVISLVMAIFILIGGIFSTVGIIIGKSIEKTKARCTVPIEAYVISYKYNEDGLTSPVYSYKFEGADYEFSTNSYSNHPPYNVGDNAEIMIDPDSPNKAFVPADKTTAFVATLFKYMGLGFVGVGIIVILVGLFLSHLGKKQEQNDDISKYEQWQ from the coding sequence ATGAACATGAATGTAAATACTTCATTCCACGTAAACGGCACAAGCAGAAATGTTTCATCCGCATTCGTTATAAGTTTAGTAATGGCGATATTCATACTGATAGGCGGTATATTCAGTACAGTAGGTATCATTATAGGCAAAAGCATCGAGAAAACAAAGGCACGATGCACCGTCCCCATCGAAGCGTATGTCATCAGCTACAAATATAATGAAGACGGTCTGACTTCACCGGTCTACAGCTATAAGTTTGAGGGCGCAGACTACGAATTCTCAACGAATTCTTATTCAAATCACCCTCCCTATAATGTCGGCGATAATGCAGAGATCATGATAGACCCAGATTCTCCGAATAAAGCATTTGTACCAGCAGATAAAACCACTGCTTTTGTAGCAACTCTTTTCAAGTACATGGGATTGGGTTTTGTGGGTGTCGGTATTATAGTGATACTTGTGGGGCTGTTCCTTTCTCACCTCGGTAAAAAGCAGGAACAGAACGACGATATCAGCAAATATGAACAGTGGCAGTAA
- a CDS encoding DUF3592 domain-containing protein: MAIRRNTKSSPGFMIFFGLIWVIIALVMFYTSSVTRNMHKRCTESTTGVVQSVSSERRTRKSGKHRRVTYYVYRTNYAFDADNKTVYGTSTLSASERLETGSTLAVKYNPSNPEKEHYTRYDENGKGGMIVSGFFGVIGLIVVISGISQKAKSGGSGFSRAAAGTGVLLNGMNNNSNYNYNTYNSNGYNNGYNNNNYNNGYNNNYNNDYNNNNYNNGYNNNYNNDYNNNSYNNGYNSNNYNNGYNNSYNNDYNNNNYNNGYNSNYNNGYDNNNVYSGGNDYNDFNQLN; encoded by the coding sequence ATGGCAATAAGAAGAAATACTAAGTCAAGTCCCGGATTTATGATATTCTTTGGTTTGATATGGGTGATAATCGCACTTGTTATGTTCTATACCAGCAGCGTCACAAGAAATATGCATAAGCGCTGTACTGAATCCACAACCGGTGTGGTCCAGTCTGTAAGTTCGGAGCGCAGGACTAGAAAATCAGGTAAACACCGCAGAGTAACTTACTACGTTTATAGGACAAACTATGCGTTTGATGCAGATAACAAAACCGTTTACGGTACTTCAACTCTCAGCGCATCCGAGAGACTCGAAACAGGCTCTACCCTTGCTGTAAAATACAATCCTTCAAATCCCGAAAAGGAGCATTATACAAGATACGATGAAAACGGCAAAGGCGGTATGATCGTATCAGGATTCTTTGGGGTTATAGGACTTATCGTTGTCATCAGCGGGATCAGCCAGAAAGCAAAGTCAGGCGGTTCCGGTTTTAGCAGAGCTGCAGCAGGCACAGGCGTTTTACTGAATGGCATGAACAACAATAGCAACTACAATTACAACACCTATAACAGCAACGGTTATAATAACGGCTACAACAATAATAACTACAACAACGGTTATAACAATAATTATAATAACGACTATAACAACAATAACTACAACAACGGTTATAACAATAATTATAATAACGACTATAACAACAATAGCTATAATAACGGCTATAACAGCAATAACTACAACAACGGTTATAACAATAGCTATAATAACGACTATAACAACAATAACTACAACAATGGTTATAACAGTAATTATAATAACGGCTATGACAATAACAACGTATACAGCGGAGGGAACGACTACAACGACTTCAATCAGCTGAACTGA
- a CDS encoding nucleoside phosphorylase: MASILDGQRQFHIQTLPDEVGRYVILPGDPGRVPKIAALLDNAVQVANNREYNVYTGTLDGEKVTVCSTGIGGPSAAIAVEELAKCGADTFIRIGTCGGIDLKIWGGDLIIASSAIRAEGTSYEYLPIGYPAAADYSVVRALADSAEELSADENGKRYHVGVVHSKDSFYGQVEPERSGVADYLLPRWKSFVKCGCLSSEMECAAIYSVGMVLGVRCGGVLTALWNMERSKQGLPDTMTDDSSRGIKCAVEAIRKLIHQDKHQ, encoded by the coding sequence ATGGCATCGATCCTTGACGGTCAAAGACAATTCCACATACAGACCTTACCCGATGAGGTAGGCAGATACGTTATTCTTCCGGGTGACCCGGGACGTGTACCTAAAATAGCCGCACTGCTGGACAATGCTGTACAGGTGGCAAACAACCGGGAATACAATGTATACACAGGCACTCTCGACGGAGAAAAGGTCACGGTATGTTCAACGGGTATCGGCGGACCCTCCGCGGCGATAGCTGTTGAAGAACTTGCAAAATGCGGCGCAGATACGTTTATACGCATAGGCACCTGCGGCGGTATCGACCTGAAAATATGGGGCGGCGATCTGATAATAGCAAGCAGTGCCATACGCGCTGAGGGCACTTCATACGAATACCTGCCCATAGGCTACCCTGCTGCAGCGGATTATTCAGTAGTAAGGGCGCTTGCAGACAGCGCAGAAGAGCTTTCTGCGGATGAGAACGGCAAAAGGTATCACGTTGGAGTAGTACACTCAAAAGACAGCTTTTACGGTCAGGTTGAACCCGAACGTTCAGGAGTGGCAGACTATCTTCTGCCGCGCTGGAAAAGCTTTGTTAAATGCGGCTGTCTGTCCTCGGAAATGGAGTGTGCAGCCATATATTCCGTGGGCATGGTACTGGGAGTACGCTGCGGCGGCGTGCTCACCGCACTCTGGAACATGGAACGCTCCAAGCAGGGGCTGCCCGACACCATGACCGATGACAGTTCACGCGGCATAAAGTGCGCTGTTGAAGCCATACGCAAACTGATACATCAGGACAAGCATCAGTAA
- a CDS encoding zinc ribbon domain-containing protein, translated as MKFCAKCGAQMEDGMKFCGSCGAVVSDDAATQQPQYGQTQPYNNYAQGVAAAPKQPNQTVQKIVAKVKKNPLIAIIPLAALVAVIVLIIVLVNVTKYQKIDAKELFRFEFEGLNSHGTVTGELNAYPADVYDDYDKILAMSKDMKNLTNVVDAEDAEYLARLLGTDKKVSPYLSLDPAELKKVWTKAKDPAEMVSMRKALLQTNSKKNFTIKAKFNKEKDLKNGDKIKVTVDYDEKALKDAKIKLTNTEFEIEVKNLEDGIEFDPFDSKYLTVSFEGVDGSGSMNMSTTSDTPEEIRYQSDNKYDRNLKNGDKVTITCSTYDELKPAGDAFYFESDNKFYIIKSKDALTKEIEVTGLTELKEIDVFENIKFKFERGTPFLDVSRVDNDDMDKVIVDNVSFSVLDGENLKVGDKFKVKAYPYSSLSEEGYKIKGEPDSEGYFIKEFTVDDTMPAYVTSANGRAAYESADFKDMIADEESELKEHLQGKSSSWLFYDTNVEYDGDIEKIESLTLKDVYVSFTDKNNSRNISDYVNRIYGVYDVKVKTDGEEKQSASFIAVVFADNIICDNGKFIKQSSYSSFSFHFYGSMADFNKEISGKEGYTLTKCGSSGEVKDKPDDSKPEETTTTTTAKPEKDNKDDSKVEKTDDSKAEEKDDSKDKEKETKKETEKATEKAEDKPADEEKAS; from the coding sequence ATGAAGTTTTGTGCTAAATGCGGTGCGCAAATGGAAGACGGAATGAAGTTCTGTGGTTCTTGCGGAGCTGTAGTTTCCGACGATGCCGCAACACAGCAGCCACAGTATGGCCAGACACAGCCGTACAACAACTATGCACAGGGTGTAGCTGCTGCACCAAAGCAGCCTAATCAGACTGTACAGAAGATAGTGGCAAAGGTTAAGAAAAACCCACTGATCGCCATTATACCCTTAGCCGCACTTGTAGCAGTGATCGTGCTGATAATCGTTCTGGTAAATGTTACTAAGTATCAGAAGATCGATGCTAAGGAACTGTTCAGATTTGAATTCGAGGGTCTGAACAGCCATGGTACAGTAACAGGTGAGCTCAATGCATATCCCGCTGATGTGTATGACGATTATGACAAGATACTTGCGATGAGCAAGGATATGAAGAATCTCACCAATGTAGTTGATGCCGAGGACGCAGAATATCTTGCGAGACTTTTAGGCACAGATAAGAAGGTATCTCCTTATCTGTCCCTCGATCCGGCAGAGCTGAAGAAGGTATGGACCAAGGCTAAAGACCCTGCAGAAATGGTTTCCATGAGAAAAGCACTTCTGCAGACGAATTCCAAGAAAAATTTCACTATCAAAGCCAAGTTCAACAAGGAGAAGGATCTGAAGAACGGTGACAAGATAAAGGTAACTGTTGATTATGATGAGAAGGCTCTGAAAGATGCTAAGATCAAGCTCACTAATACCGAGTTTGAGATCGAGGTCAAGAACCTTGAGGACGGCATCGAGTTCGATCCTTTCGACAGCAAGTACCTGACTGTTTCTTTCGAGGGCGTTGACGGCAGCGGTTCCATGAATATGTCTACTACTTCGGATACACCCGAGGAAATAAGATATCAGAGCGACAACAAGTATGACCGCAACCTGAAGAATGGTGACAAGGTAACTATCACCTGCTCTACTTACGATGAGCTGAAGCCCGCAGGTGATGCTTTCTACTTTGAGAGCGACAATAAGTTCTACATTATTAAGAGTAAGGATGCTCTCACCAAGGAGATCGAAGTAACAGGTCTTACTGAGCTGAAGGAGATCGACGTATTTGAGAACATCAAGTTCAAGTTCGAGAGAGGTACACCTTTCCTGGATGTTTCCCGCGTTGACAATGACGATATGGACAAGGTGATCGTTGATAACGTAAGCTTCTCTGTCCTGGACGGCGAAAACCTGAAAGTAGGCGACAAGTTCAAGGTAAAAGCTTATCCTTACAGCAGCCTGAGCGAAGAAGGCTACAAGATCAAGGGTGAGCCCGATTCTGAAGGTTACTTCATAAAGGAATTCACTGTTGATGATACTATGCCTGCATACGTTACATCAGCTAACGGCCGTGCTGCTTATGAAAGCGCCGACTTCAAGGATATGATCGCTGACGAAGAGAGCGAGCTCAAGGAACACCTCCAGGGCAAGAGCTCAAGTTGGCTGTTCTATGATACTAACGTTGAATATGATGGCGATATCGAGAAGATAGAAAGCCTGACACTGAAAGACGTTTATGTTTCTTTCACAGACAAGAACAATTCCAGAAATATCAGTGACTATGTAAACAGAATATACGGTGTATATGATGTTAAGGTCAAGACAGACGGCGAAGAAAAGCAATCCGCATCCTTCATCGCAGTAGTATTTGCTGACAATATTATCTGTGACAACGGAAAGTTTATCAAGCAGTCCAGCTACAGCAGCTTCTCGTTCCACTTCTATGGTTCTATGGCTGACTTCAACAAGGAGATCAGCGGCAAGGAAGGCTACACACTTACCAAGTGCGGCAGCTCAGGTGAAGTAAAGGATAAGCCTGACGATTCCAAGCCGGAAGAAACTACCACAACCACTACCGCTAAGCCCGAAAAGGACAACAAGGACGACAGCAAGGTAGAAAAGACTGACGATTCCAAGGCTGAGGAGAAGGACGACTCCAAGGACAAGGAAAAGGAAACCAAGAAGGAAACTGAAAAGGCAACCGAAAAGGCAGAAGATAAACCTGCTGACGAGGAAAAAGCTTCCTGA